The following are encoded in a window of Vespula vulgaris chromosome 8, iyVesVulg1.1, whole genome shotgun sequence genomic DNA:
- the LOC127065957 gene encoding uncharacterized protein LOC127065957 — protein sequence MGQGTETCTDRPTEVSVIRFVSRNHTIEEIAPKKEVYTCKQRGCGKIFTNQDEYKTHEALEALKIRFICREPGCGEELSDPGSMWRHYQEWHNSETNVFACPYTNCGSVHTTSCNLEEHIESCHRQPPTLPTEPEIICFEGPDNAIEEDTTQNSEDGNYDKKRNDNFALSVTDYNNKGDGFNRHNGTISQTKDFCHDQNNVTASAKNEEYSTNNDCLNRANKFPKNKDLLITKENFLIKYDTASSKTGEIIPIENSQEKNNVVYINGDVTITKNIKGEANNLNLQNQEHRIDLGNLERVFRSGLEQENSKIEDNNIETNSNCSDDEEYMPKKQRMSRYKQEIYKCDINGCGKKYKYISHYRHHQDSHKLVTNSISTNTNKCMSKIKQQGRASTISFFLCKMPGCGVQVNNVTGLWQHYQDNHANTKPPVVQAAKNNEVFRCKIPGCEIECSTTLMLYKHFNEVHSNSSINNASLNTKTGNGNSFHFAEVFQDDAKTQQGNFKTDFKAKTNVTSNDYIESGNDRTLSPIVKEESRD from the exons ATGGGACAAGGAACAGAAACGTGTACCGACAGACCTACCGAAGTTAGTGTTATTAGATTTGTATCTAGAAATCACACGATCGAAGAAATCGCACCGAAAAAG gAAGTATACACATGCAAACAACGGGGTTGTGGGAAAATATTCACCAACCAAGACGAATACAAAACACATGAAGCACTTGAAGCtttaaaaattagatttat CTGTCGTGAACCAGGATGTGGAGAAGAATTATCTGACCCTGGTAGTATGTGGCGTCATTACCAAGAATGGCATAACAGTGAAACAAATGTTTTTGCTTGTCCTTATACAAATTGTGGTTCTGTACACACAACTAGTTGTAATCTTGAAGAACATATAGAAAGTTGCCATCGTCAACCACCAACATTACCAACTGAACCAGAAATAATATGTTTTGAGGGTCCTGATAATGCGATAGAGGAAGATACTACACAAAATAGTGAAGATGGAaactatgataaaaaaagaaatgacaatTTTGCTCTAAGTGTGACAGATTACAATAATAAAGGAGATGGTTTTAATAGGCATAATGGTACAATCTCACAAACGAAAGATTTTTGTCATGATCAGAATAATGTTACTGCCAGTGCAAAGAATGAAGAATATTCTACAAATAATGACTGTTTAAATAGAGCTAATAAATTTCCAAAGAATAAGGATTTACTTATaacaaaagagaattttttaatcaaatatgaTACTGCCTCTTCAAAAACTGGGGAAATAATACCAATCGAAAAttctcaagaaaaaaataatgtagtTTACATTAATGGAGATGTtactattacaaaaaatattaaaggagaagcaaataatttaaatttacaaaatcaAGAACATAGAATAGATTTGGGAAATTTAGAGAGAGTATTTAGGAGTGGATTGGAACaggaaaattcaaaaatagaaGATAACAACATTGAAACTAATAGCAATTGTTCAGATGATGAAGAATATATGCCAAAGAAACAACGTATGTCTCGatataaacaagaaatatataaatgcgaTATAAATGGTTGTggaaaaaagtacaaatacATATCGCATTACCGTCATCACCAAGACAGTCATAAATTAGTAACTAACTCTATTAGCACAAATACTAATAAGTGTAtgtcaaaaataaaacaacaagGAAGGGCTTCCACCATTAGCTTTTTCCT ATGCAAGATGCCTGGTTGTGGTGTACAAGTAAATAATGTAACTGGCCTATGGCAGCATTATCAGGACAATCATGCCAATACAAAACCTCCAGTGGTACAAGCtgcaaaaaataatgaagtatTTCG ATGCAAAATTCCTGGATGTGAAATAGAATGTAGTACAACGTTAATGTTATATAAGCATTTTAACGAAGTTCACTCTAACAGTTCCATCAACAATGCTAGTTTAAACACAAAGACTGGTAATGGGAATAGCTTTCATTTTGCAGAAGTATTTCAAGATGATGCTAAAACCCAACAAGGAAACTTTAAGACTGACTTTAAAGCCAAGACTAATGTTACTTCTAATGACTATATAGAAAGTGGCAATGATCGCACATTGTCACCTATAGTTAAAGAAGAATCCCGAGATTGA